The sequence below is a genomic window from Deltaproteobacteria bacterium.
TAGGATTTATTTTAATCTTTAATCTGTCATTTTGACTTTTGCATTTTGATTTTTAATGTTTATCCATAACCTCTACTTATTTATGAAGCCGCACAGACAAATTCCTCTCCACACACCAGAAGAAAAATTAGATTCCCCTTATGACATAACCACATGCAGGGCAGGGACATCGGGCTGTAAAAACGCCCTTGTTGATGTAAAGGGTATAGCAGAAAATATCAGATTAAATCTGGACACCGCTGGTCTCGGTGAGTTTATAAAAACAAAGGCAAACGGAAATGTCCCCTACCATGCTGTAAGAATAACAGAGGCAATGCCTGTAATTGATTATATCTTGTGTGTCTTGTGCGGGGACTGCGCCAAGGTATGTCCTACAGAAGCCATAATAATTGAAAAAAGGGGGTTAAAGGTCATGGCAAGTGGTAAACTTGGGAGGCACCCCAGACTAGCAGAAACAATTGATGAACTAGCACCTGAAAATAAAATCTACAGATTTATTAAACAGATTATTGCGGTAAACTTAAGCAAGAGGACATAAAAAGGTTCTAAATAGCATCAACTCCCCTTAATGCCATATGTGCAGCACCAACTATACCTGCATTTTCACACTCTGCAGTAACAATCCTTGCCCTCTTACAAGGCACTTTTAAAGCCCTTTTTTGCATTTCCTCTTCAGCCATTTTCAGAAATAAATCTCCCGCCCCTGAAAGTCCGCCGCCAATAACTATTAACTCCATGTTCAAAAGATTCACAAGGTCTGTTATGACGATGCCAAGATAGGTTCCAATTTTTTTAAAAAGATTTCTGCAGAAAATATCCCCATCCCTTGCAAGTTTTGCAATGATTTCCGGGGAGACATTTTCTGGATTATTGTTACAGGATTTTCTTAAACCTTTTGCCAGTATATTTTGAAAACCTTGTTTTGCGCTCCTTACAAGCCCTGTTGCAGAGGCATAAACTTCAAGACACCCTCTACTGCC
It includes:
- a CDS encoding 4Fe-4S binding protein, whose product is MFIHNLYLFMKPHRQIPLHTPEEKLDSPYDITTCRAGTSGCKNALVDVKGIAENIRLNLDTAGLGEFIKTKANGNVPYHAVRITEAMPVIDYILCVLCGDCAKVCPTEAIIIEKRGLKVMASGKLGRHPRLAETIDELAPENKIYRFIKQIIAVNLSKRT